A region of the Gammaproteobacteria bacterium genome:
CACGCTCGGCGAATAATTGGAGACCACTCTTTAGGTGAACAAAAGTCGTCAGGGAACTATTCACTTGTTCAAGCGACTTTCGTAATCGTGCCACATAACTCGAGCTGATCATGCCTTCAGAATGGCGTTGAAATTCGAGCTGTTTCCTGAAGTGGAGATAACATTATATTCCACTTTGTCATACCATTTTGTAATTTTTCTCCTGCCATCACCATTGATTGCACCAGATTTAGTTTACAATTGGGTAAAACGTTTTGTGCCTCGCAAACCGCCAAAGAAAGTGGACCATACTTCCTGGTGTCTCGTAATTGCGTAACAAAACTCGTTTTGGTGGACTTATTTCTTCCGTTAATTGACTGATGGTTGGCAGGGTTCAACAACCTGAGTAAGTTTTCTTGTACTACGATCCCAGACTGGGATCCAACGTCTTGCCTCCTTGGACAATTCTTTTAAAAAAGCGCTTGTTGTTCTAAACAGGATAGCATCGCGTTCATTTGATGCAGCCCGGTAGTCATTTCTGCATTGCTTGGGAGAAATGTTCAAAGGAATTGGTGAAGAAGTTAGCCATAGTTCCATCGAGCTTCTCCGTTGCGTTTAAAGCGTAGCCCTGACCATGGTAGCTAGTTGTATCCTCTTGCTGATGCCTCCCTAGATTGCTCCATGAATTGAATTAGGGATTGGATCACGGCTTCGCATCGCCTGCACTCGCAACAGTTTTGATCCAAACTCTCAAACTTTTGCCAATACTGGTTGGAAGCGTTCTAAGTTCTCAGTAGTTGCTATTAAATGGGGTGATGCCTAGGAATTGGGT
Encoded here:
- a CDS encoding hypothetical protein (Evidence 5 : Unknown function); translated protein: MISSSYVARLRKSLEQVNSSLTTFVHLKSGLQLFAERVLHFVNGVNHMDSITENWVSDRWFGYKNG